GCGGCATGTCGCGTTCGATGACCTCGATCTGCACGGTCTTTTCGAACAGGACATGGTTGCAGCTCTGGCAATACCAGCGGTGGGTGTCGAGCTGCCCGGCCTTGCGGATACGCTCGACGATCAGCCCGACGGTGTTTTCCGAACGCATCGGGGAATGCGGCACGTCGGCCGGCAGCGTATAGATCGAGCCTTCGCCGATCACCACGTCATGGGGCTTGCCCTCGTGCTGGATGCGCAGCGTCATGTTGCCCTTCAGCTGGAAGAAGAATTCTTCCGTCGGATTGACGTGATAATCCGTGCGTCGGTTGGGGCCGCCCACCACGGTGATCATGAAA
This portion of the Phreatobacter stygius genome encodes:
- a CDS encoding 3-hydroxyanthranilate 3,4-dioxygenase; amino-acid sequence: MSKTQALEQTATEAGQKPAAFNLMKWIDENADRLRPPTAAHTIFKLDDFMITVVGGPNRRTDYHVNPTEEFFFQLKGNMTLRIQHEGKPHDVVIGEGSIYTLPADVPHSPMRSENTVGLIVERIRKAGQLDTHRWYCQSCNHVLFEKTVQIEVIERDMPPVFDAYYSKPDNQVCSSCGHVNPGRPPAK